Proteins found in one Nocardia brasiliensis ATCC 700358 genomic segment:
- a CDS encoding sugar phosphate isomerase/epimerase family protein — protein sequence MRPVTLFTGQWADLPFEEVCALAAGWGYEGLEIACSGDHFEVDRALAEPNYVAEKRKTLERHGLQVFALSNHLVGQAVCDHPIDERHRAIVPARVWGDGEPEGVRRRAGAELADTARAAAQLGVRTVVGFTGSSIWHTVAMFPPVSQETVERGYQDFADRWNPILDVFDAEGVRFAHEVHPSEIAYDYWTTSRALAAVGNRPAFGLNWDPSHFLWQDLDPVTFILDFADRIYHVDCKDTKLRCGDGRRGRLSSHLPWGDLRRGWDFVSTGRGDVPWEDCFRALNAIGYDGPISIEWEDAGMDRLAGAPEALAFIRGYNAITPPTAAFDAAFGHEHD from the coding sequence ATGAGACCTGTCACGCTGTTCACCGGCCAGTGGGCTGATCTGCCGTTCGAGGAAGTCTGCGCACTGGCCGCGGGCTGGGGTTACGAAGGACTCGAAATCGCTTGTTCCGGAGACCATTTCGAAGTGGACAGGGCGCTGGCCGAGCCGAACTACGTTGCGGAGAAGCGCAAGACGCTCGAACGCCACGGCCTGCAGGTCTTCGCGTTGTCCAATCACCTGGTCGGGCAGGCGGTTTGTGATCATCCGATCGACGAGCGACATCGCGCGATCGTCCCGGCCCGCGTCTGGGGTGACGGCGAACCGGAAGGCGTACGCCGCCGGGCCGGGGCGGAGCTGGCCGATACCGCAAGGGCGGCAGCGCAACTCGGCGTGCGGACGGTGGTCGGCTTCACCGGCTCCAGTATCTGGCACACGGTGGCGATGTTCCCACCGGTGTCGCAGGAGACCGTGGAGCGCGGCTACCAGGATTTCGCGGATCGCTGGAACCCGATCCTCGATGTGTTCGACGCCGAAGGTGTCCGCTTCGCGCACGAGGTGCATCCGAGCGAGATCGCCTACGACTACTGGACCACCTCGCGGGCACTGGCCGCCGTCGGCAACCGACCGGCTTTCGGATTGAACTGGGACCCTTCGCATTTCCTCTGGCAGGACCTGGATCCGGTCACGTTCATCCTCGATTTCGCCGACCGGATCTACCACGTCGACTGCAAGGACACCAAGCTGCGCTGCGGTGACGGCCGCCGCGGCCGCCTGTCCTCGCATCTGCCCTGGGGCGATCTGCGGCGCGGCTGGGATTTCGTGTCCACCGGCCGCGGCGACGTGCCGTGGGAGGACTGCTTCCGCGCGCTCAATGCCATCGGTTACGACGGACCGATCTCGATCGAGTGGGAAGACGCCGGGATGGACCGGCTGGCGGGCGCGCCCGAAGCCCTGGCCTTCATCCGCGGATACAACGCGATCACACCGCCGACCGCCGCGTTCGACGCGGCGTTCGGCCACGAGCATGACTAA
- a CDS encoding alkene reductase yields MTSLFDSFRLGNLRLPNRVVMAPMSRMRGGADGSAIASNAIYYAQRATAGLIVSEGIPPSRQGQSNPGVPALITDAQAASWRPVTEAVHANGGRIFAQLMHGGRVGQPDTSGYQPVGPSAVRLRADVFTPSGMQPAATPRALSLAEIPGEAKVYADAARRAIDAGFDGVELHGANGYLIQQFLSSNANQRTDAYGGSISGRIRFAVEAVSATVDAVGADRVGIRLSPGGTVWDMVEDEVPELYGALLTELARLDLAFIDVLATVDEQLLIDLRKAWPKAFILNPGGQIAPSPSDRAAGEHWLAQGADLIGYGRAYIANPDLVERFRTGVPIRAHDRDTWYTNTDAGYIDYPSYQY; encoded by the coding sequence GTGACCAGCTTGTTCGATAGTTTTCGGCTCGGCAATCTGCGGTTGCCGAATCGGGTGGTGATGGCGCCGATGTCGCGCATGCGGGGCGGCGCCGACGGCTCGGCGATCGCCTCGAACGCGATCTACTACGCGCAGCGCGCCACCGCGGGGCTGATCGTCTCGGAGGGAATTCCGCCCAGTCGGCAGGGGCAGTCGAATCCGGGTGTCCCGGCCCTGATCACCGACGCGCAGGCCGCGTCGTGGCGGCCGGTGACCGAGGCCGTACACGCCAATGGCGGGCGCATCTTCGCCCAGCTCATGCACGGCGGCCGGGTCGGGCAGCCCGACACCTCGGGGTACCAGCCCGTCGGGCCGTCGGCGGTCCGGCTGCGCGCCGACGTGTTCACCCCGAGCGGTATGCAGCCCGCGGCGACGCCGCGGGCGCTGTCGCTCGCCGAAATACCCGGCGAGGCAAAGGTTTACGCGGATGCCGCCCGGCGCGCGATCGACGCCGGATTCGACGGCGTCGAGTTGCACGGCGCGAACGGTTATCTGATCCAGCAGTTCCTGTCTTCGAACGCGAACCAGCGCACCGATGCCTACGGCGGATCCATCAGCGGCCGAATCCGATTCGCCGTCGAGGCGGTGTCCGCGACCGTGGACGCCGTCGGTGCGGACCGCGTCGGCATCCGTCTCTCGCCGGGCGGCACGGTCTGGGACATGGTCGAAGACGAGGTGCCGGAACTGTACGGCGCGTTGCTCACCGAGCTCGCCCGCCTCGATCTCGCCTTCATCGATGTGCTGGCCACCGTGGACGAGCAGTTGCTGATCGACCTGCGCAAAGCGTGGCCGAAAGCGTTCATTCTCAATCCGGGCGGGCAGATCGCGCCGAGTCCCTCGGACCGAGCCGCGGGCGAGCACTGGCTCGCCCAGGGCGCGGATCTGATCGGTTACGGCCGCGCCTACATCGCCAATCCCGATCTGGTGGAACGCTTCCGGACCGGCGTGCCGATACGCGCCCACGACCGCGACACCTGGTACACGAACACCGATGCCGGATACATCGACTATCCGAGCTACCAGTACTGA
- a CDS encoding MerR family transcriptional regulator — MRIGELAAKTGVSVRALRYYEEHRLLAAERTPSGQRVYAEAAIRRVEMIQRLYGAGLSSKSILYILPCMATGESTPELVEHLVAERDRIERQIADLQHTRDELDLVIENAADAAIGGVRCTPH; from the coding sequence ATGCGGATCGGCGAACTCGCCGCGAAAACGGGCGTCAGCGTGCGCGCGCTGCGCTACTACGAGGAACACCGGCTGCTCGCCGCGGAACGCACCCCCAGCGGACAGCGCGTCTACGCCGAGGCCGCGATCCGCCGCGTCGAAATGATCCAACGGCTCTACGGCGCGGGACTGTCGAGCAAGTCCATCCTGTATATCCTGCCGTGCATGGCAACGGGTGAGTCGACCCCGGAACTGGTCGAACACCTCGTCGCCGAACGCGATCGGATCGAGCGGCAGATCGCCGACCTGCAACACACCCGCGACGAACTCGACCTGGTCATCGAAAACGCAGCGGACGCCGCGATCGGCGGCGTCCGCTGCACCCCTCATTAG